From one Micromonospora siamensis genomic stretch:
- a CDS encoding carboxymuconolactone decarboxylase family protein codes for MDARFNLLENAVATKFAKRFANAGLVVQQSTLPKSVQELVSLRASQINGCGWCIDMHVKEALAAGESSVRLSLVAAWRESTVFSEAEQAALALAEEGTRLADAFTGVSDETWGLVRKHYDEEQVGALVCLVALINAANRLAVIVHQRGGSYEAGMFAAALD; via the coding sequence ATGGACGCTCGATTCAACCTCCTCGAGAACGCGGTCGCGACGAAGTTCGCCAAGCGGTTCGCCAACGCCGGACTGGTCGTCCAGCAGTCGACGCTGCCGAAGTCGGTCCAGGAGCTGGTGTCGCTGCGGGCCAGCCAGATCAACGGGTGCGGGTGGTGCATCGACATGCACGTGAAGGAGGCTCTTGCCGCTGGCGAGTCTTCGGTGCGGCTGAGCCTGGTGGCGGCTTGGCGGGAGTCGACGGTGTTCAGCGAGGCAGAGCAGGCGGCGTTGGCGTTGGCGGAGGAGGGGACCCGGCTGGCGGATGCCTTCACCGGCGTCTCCGACGAGACGTGGGGGTTGGTGCGGAAGCACTACGACGAGGAGCAGGTGGGGGCGTTGGTGTGTCTGGTGGCGCTGATCAACGCGGCGAATCGGTTGGCGGTGATCGTGCACCAGCGCGGCGGGTCGTACGAGGCGGGGATGTTCGCTGCAGCGCTCGACTGA
- a CDS encoding RNA polymerase sigma-70 factor, producing MAAPDLATEAFLRHRNLLFTVAYEMLGSAADAEDVLQETWLRWAGVDLAEVREQRAYLVRITTRQALSRLRTVGRRRESYVGSWLPEPLLTAPDVAEDVALADSVSMAMLLVLETLAPTERAVFVLREVFDLGYDEIAEAVDKSPAAVRQIAHRARAHVAARRPRQAVSATETRYALSAFQRAVETGDLQGLLDILAPDVVLLGDGGGVKQAVPRPILGADKVARLLVGGWAKVAASTSWQPTLVNGHPALVVHLDGELDTVVALRIEDGRITGLYAVRNPAKLSHMMRETALSRTSGA from the coding sequence ATGGCGGCACCCGACCTGGCCACCGAGGCGTTCCTGAGGCACCGCAACCTGCTCTTCACCGTCGCGTACGAAATGCTCGGCTCGGCGGCCGACGCGGAGGACGTACTCCAGGAGACCTGGCTGCGGTGGGCGGGCGTCGACCTGGCGGAGGTCCGCGAGCAGCGCGCCTACCTGGTGCGGATCACCACCCGCCAGGCGCTCAGCCGGTTGCGGACGGTGGGCCGCCGCAGGGAGTCCTACGTCGGGTCGTGGCTGCCCGAGCCGCTGCTCACCGCCCCCGACGTCGCCGAGGACGTCGCGCTGGCCGACAGCGTGTCGATGGCGATGCTGCTGGTGCTGGAAACCCTCGCGCCGACCGAACGCGCCGTGTTCGTGCTCCGCGAGGTCTTCGATCTCGGGTACGACGAGATCGCCGAAGCCGTCGACAAGAGTCCCGCCGCCGTGCGGCAGATCGCCCACCGGGCCCGCGCGCACGTCGCCGCCCGCCGGCCCCGCCAGGCCGTCTCCGCGACCGAGACCCGGTACGCGCTGAGCGCGTTCCAGCGGGCCGTCGAGACCGGCGACCTCCAGGGCCTGCTCGACATCCTCGCCCCCGACGTGGTGCTGCTCGGCGACGGTGGCGGCGTGAAGCAGGCCGTCCCGCGCCCGATCCTCGGCGCTGACAAGGTCGCCCGGCTGCTCGTCGGCGGCTGGGCGAAGGTCGCGGCCAGCACCTCCTGGCAGCCGACCCTGGTCAACGGCCACCCCGCGCTCGTTGTCCACCTCGACGGCGAGCTGGACACCGTCGTCGCGCTGCGGATCGAGGACGGCCGGATCACCGGCCTCTACGCCGTCCGCAACCCCGCGAAGCTGTCGCACATGATGCGGGAGACCGCGCTGAGCCGCACGAGCGGAGCGTGA
- a CDS encoding toll/interleukin-1 receptor domain-containing protein, which translates to MSAPWAGQSYRYWAFISYSHTDRRFARALHRRLEGYRLPRRVRPSPWSAGPSPVRLRPVFRDHEELPASTDLGGHLRVALDQSRNLVVLASSGAARSRWVDSEVRHFLDRGRAHDILLVVRDGNPGDPLDPAVLPPALRGRVDEALWVDTRGTRRPSRTAFLRLVAGMVGVGFDALWRRDRRRRWRRALSLSLALTLLFGIGGGLVWRAQRQRADSQPSRQVQQFRAFYQAKIERGLRDEVVAPGASPSTVDFQILRSEDLNGDDRLDYFVINHTTYYCGSGGCHTEVYVADGGGRFHQVLTMFAASTPRTRPTGSGAWKEILATTYQVANQPVYDVYASTGAGYQLSRLEFCGKVFIEYCHDPQVVLPLKQAAPTAPLVRRGAAVRTAPDAAAPALSLEPQYGSRPRVVGRVLDAPWFLVELWKGESGFVSADDVSKS; encoded by the coding sequence GTGAGCGCTCCTTGGGCCGGGCAGAGCTACCGGTACTGGGCGTTCATCTCCTACTCGCACACCGACCGACGCTTCGCGCGGGCCCTGCACCGCCGCCTGGAGGGCTACCGGCTTCCGCGCCGCGTACGGCCCTCGCCCTGGAGCGCCGGGCCCTCGCCGGTGCGGCTGCGTCCCGTGTTCCGCGACCACGAGGAGTTGCCGGCGTCCACGGACCTCGGTGGCCACCTGCGGGTGGCGTTGGACCAGTCGCGGAACCTCGTCGTGCTCGCCTCGTCCGGTGCGGCGCGGTCCCGTTGGGTCGACAGCGAGGTCCGGCACTTCCTCGACCGGGGACGCGCCCACGACATCCTGCTCGTCGTGCGCGACGGCAACCCGGGTGACCCGCTGGATCCGGCGGTGCTGCCGCCCGCCCTGCGTGGCCGGGTCGACGAGGCGCTGTGGGTGGACACCCGGGGCACCCGCCGGCCCAGCCGCACCGCGTTCCTGCGCCTCGTCGCCGGCATGGTCGGCGTCGGCTTCGACGCGCTCTGGCGCCGCGACCGGCGGCGTCGGTGGCGTCGGGCGCTGAGCCTGTCGTTGGCGCTGACCCTGCTCTTCGGCATCGGCGGCGGGCTGGTCTGGCGGGCTCAGCGGCAGCGGGCCGACAGCCAGCCGAGCCGGCAGGTGCAGCAGTTCCGGGCCTTCTACCAAGCGAAGATCGAACGGGGGCTGCGGGACGAGGTGGTGGCGCCCGGCGCGTCGCCATCCACCGTCGACTTCCAGATCCTGCGGTCGGAGGATCTCAACGGTGACGACCGGCTCGACTACTTCGTGATCAACCATACGACGTACTACTGCGGTTCCGGCGGCTGCCACACCGAGGTCTACGTCGCCGACGGTGGGGGCAGGTTCCACCAGGTCCTGACCATGTTCGCCGCCAGCACGCCGCGCACCCGCCCGACCGGCTCCGGGGCCTGGAAGGAAATCCTCGCCACCACCTACCAGGTCGCGAACCAGCCGGTGTACGACGTCTATGCCTCCACCGGCGCCGGGTACCAGCTCAGCCGGCTCGAGTTCTGCGGCAAGGTGTTCATCGAGTACTGCCACGACCCGCAGGTGGTCCTGCCGTTGAAGCAGGCTGCGCCGACCGCGCCGCTGGTGCGGCGAGGAGCAGCGGTGCGGACTGCTCCGGACGCTGCCGCTCCAGCGCTGAGCTTGGAGCCGCAGTACGGGAGCCGCCCCCGGGTGGTCGGCCGGGTGCTGGATGCGCCCTGGTTTCTCGTCGAACTGTGGAAGGGCGAATCGGGCTTCGTGTCCGCCGACGACGTGTCGAAGAGCTAG
- a CDS encoding DNA repair helicase XPB, producing the protein MSGGPLIVQSDKTLLLEIDHPDAQACRMAIAPFAELERSPEHVHTYRLTPLGLWNARAAGHDAEAVVDALLKFSRYPVPHALLVDVAETMDRYGRLQLANDPAHGLVLRGLDRMVLIEVAKSKKLAGMLGNKIDDDTIQVHPSERGRLKQALLKLGWPAEDLAGYVDGEAHPIDLAEAGKDGSKPWTLRSYQREAVEAFWAGGSGVVVLPCGAGKTLVGAAAMAEAKATTLILVTNTVAGRQWKRELIARTSLTEEEIGEYSGERKEIRPVTIATYQVLTSRRGGAFTHLDLFGARDWGLVVYDEVHLLPAPIFRFTADLQARRRLGLTATLVREDGREGDVFSLIGPKRYDAPWKDIEQQGWIAPAECVEVRVTLTDAERMAYATAEAEERYRMAATARTKLPVVKALVERHPQEQVLVIGGFLDQLHQLGEYLDAPIVEGSTTNKERERLFDAFRSGELRTLVISKVGNFSIDLPEAAVAIQVSGTFGSRQEEAQRLGRVLRPKADGRQAHFYSVVSRDTIDTEYAAHRQRFLAEQGYAYTIVDADDVLGPKLPTVD; encoded by the coding sequence GTGAGCGGTGGACCACTGATCGTGCAGTCGGACAAGACGCTGCTCCTGGAGATCGACCACCCGGACGCGCAGGCCTGCCGGATGGCGATCGCCCCGTTCGCGGAGCTGGAACGCTCCCCGGAGCACGTGCACACCTACCGGCTGACGCCGCTGGGGTTGTGGAACGCGCGGGCCGCCGGGCACGACGCCGAGGCGGTGGTGGACGCGCTGCTCAAGTTCTCCCGCTATCCGGTGCCGCACGCCCTGCTGGTGGACGTGGCCGAGACGATGGACCGGTACGGCCGGTTGCAGCTGGCCAACGACCCGGCGCACGGCCTGGTGCTGCGTGGCCTGGACCGGATGGTCCTGATCGAGGTGGCGAAGAGCAAGAAGCTCGCCGGCATGCTCGGCAACAAGATCGACGACGACACCATCCAGGTGCACCCGTCGGAGCGGGGCCGGTTGAAGCAGGCGCTGTTGAAGTTGGGCTGGCCGGCGGAGGACCTGGCCGGTTACGTGGACGGCGAGGCGCACCCGATCGACCTGGCGGAGGCCGGCAAGGACGGGTCGAAGCCGTGGACGCTGCGGTCGTACCAGCGGGAGGCCGTGGAGGCGTTCTGGGCCGGCGGGTCGGGCGTGGTGGTGCTGCCGTGCGGCGCGGGCAAGACGCTGGTCGGGGCGGCGGCGATGGCCGAGGCGAAGGCCACCACGCTGATCCTGGTGACGAACACGGTCGCGGGGCGGCAGTGGAAGCGGGAGCTGATCGCGCGTACGTCGCTGACCGAGGAGGAGATCGGCGAGTACTCGGGTGAGCGCAAGGAGATCCGCCCGGTCACCATCGCGACGTACCAGGTGCTCACCTCGCGGCGCGGCGGCGCGTTCACCCACCTGGACCTGTTCGGCGCCCGCGACTGGGGCCTGGTCGTCTACGACGAGGTGCACCTGCTGCCCGCGCCGATCTTCCGGTTCACCGCGGACCTCCAGGCCCGCCGCCGGCTGGGGTTGACGGCGACTCTGGTACGCGAGGACGGCCGGGAGGGTGACGTCTTCTCGCTGATCGGCCCGAAGCGGTACGACGCGCCGTGGAAGGACATCGAGCAGCAGGGTTGGATCGCCCCGGCGGAGTGTGTCGAGGTGCGGGTGACGCTGACCGACGCGGAGCGGATGGCGTACGCGACGGCGGAGGCCGAGGAGCGCTACCGGATGGCGGCGACCGCCCGGACGAAGCTGCCGGTGGTGAAGGCGCTGGTGGAGCGGCACCCGCAGGAGCAGGTGCTGGTGATCGGCGGGTTCCTCGACCAGCTGCACCAGTTGGGCGAATACCTGGACGCGCCGATCGTGGAGGGCTCGACGACGAACAAGGAGCGGGAGCGGTTGTTCGACGCGTTCCGTTCCGGCGAGCTGCGCACCCTGGTGATCTCGAAGGTGGGGAACTTCTCGATCGACCTGCCGGAGGCGGCGGTGGCGATCCAGGTGTCGGGGACCTTCGGCTCGCGGCAGGAGGAGGCGCAGCGGCTGGGCCGGGTGTTGCGGCCGAAGGCCGACGGCCGGCAGGCGCACTTCTACTCGGTGGTCTCCCGGGACACCATCGACACCGAGTACGCGGCGCACCGGCAGCGGTTCCTCGCCGAGCAGGGGTACGCGTACACGATCGTGGACGCCGACGACGTGCTCGGGCCGAAGCTGCCGACGGTCGACTGA
- a CDS encoding helicase-associated domain-containing protein — translation MTTSLADHLRSLPDESLAALLQLRPDLVVPVPADVSALAIRAQSRVSVARALDGLDQFTLQVLDAARLTRDPDSGATSTEAILTMATAGARPPAPALVRDAVNRLRALFLLYGPEHVLLVVGGVDEVSPYPAGLGRPAAELDVRTAALCADPAKLRRTLLAAPPSARAILDRLAAGPPVGSVPPGALQAPAVGAEDTLPPDATNGGAPTGSPIRWLVDNRLLVPISASKGSGTVELPREVGLLLRRDTGPLGPVSTTPPPVSAPPREAKAVDSAGAGQAMEVVRHTEALLEALAAEPAPVLRSGGVGVRDLRRLARVLGLDDPTTALLFEVAYAAGLLGELELTGTATTRYGGDQQVLPTGGYEVWRAMSLAQRWEQLARAWLTMTRQVGLVGQRDDRDRPISVLSAEAERAGAPAARRAVLAVLADLEPATAPTPDEVLALLEWRSPRRARGREVAHREVLAEAAQLGVTGLAALTSYGRLLLADVTDADERGGDPLGLLSEAESGDPSTAVRALDALLPAPVDHFLVQADLSVVVPGPPDPALAGELDVIAEHESAGGASVHRVTTASVRRALDAGYTADDLHALFRRRSRTPIPQGLTYLVDDVARKHGGLRVGSAGAYVRSDDEALLTEVLADRRLEPLAFRRLAPTVLVTPYQVNRMLVALRDAGYAPVPEDASGAAVLARPKSRRAPGRTPVATRALDPLATPKLAMPRLLGVVEQIRRGDAAARAARRAPAVVRGTPGGPAPVTGHGEALAVLQQAVRDKALVWVGYVDAHGATASRLVRPVSMGAGYLRAEDERTEMLHTFALHRITAAVLED, via the coding sequence ATGACCACCTCACTCGCCGACCACCTGCGGTCGCTGCCGGACGAATCCCTCGCCGCGCTGCTCCAGCTGCGGCCGGACCTCGTCGTGCCGGTGCCCGCCGACGTCTCCGCGCTGGCCATCCGGGCCCAGTCCCGGGTCTCCGTGGCGCGCGCCCTGGACGGGCTGGACCAGTTCACCCTCCAGGTCCTCGACGCCGCCCGGCTGACCCGCGACCCGGACTCGGGCGCCACCTCCACCGAGGCCATCCTCACCATGGCCACCGCCGGCGCCCGCCCGCCGGCCCCCGCCCTGGTCCGGGACGCGGTGAACCGGCTGCGGGCGCTGTTCCTGCTGTACGGCCCCGAACACGTCCTGCTCGTCGTCGGCGGCGTCGACGAGGTCTCGCCGTACCCGGCGGGGCTCGGCCGACCGGCGGCGGAGCTGGACGTGCGGACGGCCGCGCTCTGCGCGGACCCGGCGAAGCTGCGCCGTACGCTGCTCGCCGCCCCGCCGTCGGCCCGGGCGATCCTGGACCGGCTCGCCGCCGGCCCGCCGGTCGGCAGCGTGCCCCCGGGGGCGTTGCAGGCCCCCGCCGTCGGGGCGGAGGACACCCTTCCCCCGGACGCCACCAACGGGGGCGCGCCGACCGGCTCGCCGATCCGCTGGCTGGTCGACAACCGGCTGCTCGTCCCGATCTCCGCCAGCAAGGGCAGCGGCACCGTGGAGCTGCCCCGCGAGGTGGGGCTGCTGCTGCGCCGGGACACCGGCCCGCTCGGACCGGTCAGCACCACCCCGCCGCCGGTGTCCGCGCCGCCGCGCGAGGCGAAGGCCGTCGACTCGGCCGGCGCCGGGCAGGCCATGGAGGTGGTACGCCACACCGAGGCGCTGCTGGAGGCGCTGGCCGCCGAGCCGGCGCCGGTGCTCCGCTCGGGCGGCGTCGGGGTGCGTGACCTGCGCCGGCTCGCCCGGGTGCTGGGGCTGGACGATCCGACCACCGCGCTGCTGTTCGAGGTGGCGTACGCGGCCGGGCTGCTCGGCGAGCTGGAGCTGACCGGCACCGCCACCACCCGGTACGGCGGCGACCAGCAGGTGCTGCCCACCGGCGGGTACGAGGTGTGGCGGGCCATGTCGCTGGCCCAACGCTGGGAGCAGCTGGCCCGGGCGTGGCTGACGATGACCCGCCAGGTGGGCCTGGTGGGGCAGCGCGACGACCGGGACCGGCCGATCTCGGTGCTCTCCGCCGAGGCGGAACGGGCCGGAGCGCCCGCCGCCCGCCGGGCCGTGCTGGCGGTCCTGGCCGACCTGGAGCCGGCCACCGCGCCCACCCCGGACGAGGTGCTGGCCCTGCTGGAGTGGCGGTCGCCCCGACGGGCCCGGGGCCGGGAGGTGGCGCACCGGGAGGTGCTGGCCGAGGCCGCCCAGCTGGGCGTGACCGGGCTGGCGGCACTCACCTCGTACGGGCGGCTGCTGCTGGCCGACGTGACGGACGCCGACGAGCGGGGCGGCGACCCGCTGGGGCTGCTCTCCGAGGCGGAGTCGGGTGACCCGTCGACGGCGGTACGCGCCCTGGACGCGCTGCTGCCCGCCCCGGTGGACCACTTCCTGGTGCAGGCCGACCTGAGCGTGGTGGTGCCCGGCCCGCCCGATCCGGCGTTGGCCGGTGAGCTGGACGTGATCGCCGAGCACGAGTCGGCGGGTGGGGCGAGCGTGCACCGGGTCACCACGGCGAGCGTCCGGCGGGCCCTGGACGCCGGCTACACGGCCGACGACCTGCACGCGCTGTTCCGCCGTCGGTCGCGTACCCCGATCCCGCAGGGGTTGACCTATCTGGTGGACGACGTGGCGCGCAAGCACGGCGGGCTGCGGGTCGGCTCGGCGGGGGCGTACGTGCGCAGCGACGACGAGGCATTGTTGACCGAGGTGCTGGCGGACCGCCGGTTGGAGCCGTTGGCGTTCCGCCGGCTGGCCCCGACGGTGCTGGTCACGCCGTACCAGGTGAACCGGATGCTGGTGGCGTTGCGGGACGCCGGGTACGCGCCGGTGCCGGAGGACGCCTCCGGCGCGGCGGTGCTGGCCCGGCCGAAGTCCCGGCGGGCGCCGGGGCGGACGCCGGTGGCGACGCGGGCGCTGGACCCGCTGGCGACGCCGAAGCTGGCGATGCCGCGGCTGCTGGGGGTGGTGGAGCAGATCCGCCGGGGTGACGCGGCGGCGCGGGCGGCCCGGCGGGCCCCCGCCGTGGTGCGGGGCACTCCGGGTGGTCCGGCCCCGGTGACCGGTCACGGGGAGGCGCTGGCGGTGCTCCAGCAGGCGGTCCGGGACAAGGCGCTGGTCTGGGTCGGCTATGTCGACGCGCACGGGGCGACCGCGTCGCGGCTGGTCCGGCCGGTGTCGATGGGTGCCGGCTATCTGCGCGCCGAGGACGAACGCACCGAGATGTTGCACACCTTCGCCCTGCACCGGATCACCGCCGCGGTGCTGGAGGACTGA
- a CDS encoding HAD family hydrolase yields the protein MPPLMVGFDLDMTLVDSRPGIAAAFRALTARTGVHVDAEAAVARLGPPLRTEIARWFPPEQVEEAVLTYRELYPAYAITPTVPMPGAAAAITAVHERGGRVMVVTAKLGRLAKLHLDHLGLAVDELAGDLFADQKATALREHGATLYVGDHVADMVAARAAGIPGVAVATGPCPAGDLRDAGAYAVLDDLTGFPGALDRIIRLALEQ from the coding sequence ATGCCCCCACTGATGGTCGGTTTCGACCTCGACATGACCCTGGTCGACTCCCGCCCCGGTATCGCCGCCGCGTTCCGGGCGTTGACCGCGCGGACCGGCGTGCACGTCGACGCCGAGGCGGCCGTGGCCCGGCTGGGGCCGCCGCTGCGTACCGAGATCGCCCGCTGGTTCCCGCCCGAGCAGGTGGAGGAGGCGGTGCTGACCTACCGGGAGCTCTACCCGGCGTACGCGATCACCCCGACCGTCCCGATGCCCGGCGCGGCGGCGGCGATCACCGCGGTGCACGAGCGCGGCGGCCGGGTCATGGTGGTCACCGCCAAGCTGGGCCGGCTGGCGAAGCTGCACCTGGACCACCTGGGGCTGGCCGTGGACGAGCTGGCCGGGGATCTGTTCGCCGACCAGAAGGCGACCGCCCTGCGGGAGCACGGGGCGACCCTCTACGTCGGCGACCACGTGGCAGACATGGTGGCGGCCCGGGCGGCCGGGATCCCCGGGGTGGCGGTGGCGACCGGCCCCTGTCCGGCCGGTGACCTGCGCGACGCCGGGGCGTACGCGGTCCTCGATGACCTCACCGGATTCCCGGGGGCGCTAGACCGGATCATCCGGCTAGCCTTGGAGCAGTAG
- a CDS encoding cold-shock protein, protein MPTGRVKWYDAAKGYGFVTSDEGGDVFLPKGALPAGVTDLKGGQKIDFSVVDSRRGSQAMGVRLLEAPPSVAELRRRPAEELHGMVEDMIKVLEAKVQPDLGRGRFPDRKTAQKIAQLVHAVARELEV, encoded by the coding sequence GTGCCGACGGGTCGAGTGAAGTGGTATGACGCGGCCAAGGGATACGGGTTCGTCACCAGTGACGAGGGTGGCGACGTGTTCCTGCCGAAGGGCGCGCTGCCGGCGGGTGTCACCGACCTCAAGGGTGGCCAGAAGATCGACTTCAGCGTGGTGGACAGCCGCCGCGGCTCCCAGGCGATGGGGGTCCGGCTGCTGGAGGCGCCGCCCTCGGTGGCGGAGCTGCGCCGCCGGCCGGCCGAGGAGCTGCACGGCATGGTCGAGGACATGATCAAGGTGCTGGAGGCGAAGGTCCAGCCGGACCTGGGCCGGGGCCGCTTCCCGGACCGCAAGACCGCGCAGAAGATCGCTCAGCTCGTCCACGCGGTGGCGCGCGAGCTGGAGGTCTGA
- a CDS encoding 1,4-dihydroxy-6-naphthoate synthase encodes MALSLAISPCPNDTFVFDALVHGRVPGAPPVEVTYADVDVTNTAAERGAFDLVKVSYAALPWLLDDYHLLPCGGALGRGCGPLMLTRGDRTASDRTGGTGSGETASGLADLSGATVAVPGDRTTAYLLFRLWSAERPPARIEVVPFHEIMPGVAAGRYDAGLVIHEARFTYPRHGLTALVDLGEWWESTTGLPIPLGAILARKGAVDPVEAAGWIRESVRQAWADPAASREYVLAHAQEMEPDVVDRHIGLYVNEFTADLGEAGFAAVQALLGRAADAGLVPRTSSPQTSSSRATAWTS; translated from the coding sequence GTGGCGCTCTCCCTCGCGATCTCGCCCTGCCCCAACGACACGTTCGTCTTCGACGCCCTGGTGCACGGGCGGGTGCCCGGCGCGCCGCCGGTGGAGGTGACCTACGCCGACGTGGACGTCACCAACACCGCCGCCGAGCGGGGTGCGTTCGACCTGGTCAAGGTGAGCTACGCGGCGCTGCCGTGGCTGCTGGACGACTACCACCTGCTGCCGTGCGGCGGGGCGCTGGGCCGTGGCTGCGGACCCCTGATGCTCACCCGCGGCGACCGGACCGCGAGCGACCGGACCGGCGGGACCGGGAGCGGCGAGACCGCGAGCGGCCTGGCCGACCTGTCCGGGGCGACCGTGGCGGTGCCGGGCGACCGGACGACGGCGTACCTGCTGTTCCGGCTCTGGTCGGCGGAGCGACCGCCGGCCCGGATCGAGGTGGTGCCGTTCCACGAGATCATGCCCGGGGTGGCGGCCGGCCGGTACGACGCCGGGCTGGTGATCCACGAGGCCCGGTTCACCTACCCGCGGCACGGGCTGACCGCCCTGGTCGACCTCGGCGAGTGGTGGGAGTCGACCACCGGTCTGCCGATCCCGCTCGGGGCGATCCTGGCCCGCAAGGGCGCCGTCGATCCGGTCGAGGCCGCCGGCTGGATCCGGGAGTCCGTCCGGCAGGCGTGGGCCGACCCTGCGGCCAGCCGGGAGTACGTGTTGGCGCACGCCCAGGAGATGGAGCCCGACGTGGTGGACCGGCACATCGGCCTCTACGTCAACGAGTTCACCGCCGACCTGGGTGAGGCCGGCTTCGCCGCCGTGCAGGCGCTGCTGGGCCGGGCCGCCGACGCCGGGCTCGTTCCGCGAACCTCCAGCCCTCAGACCTCCAGCTCGCGCGCCACCGCGTGGACGAGCTGA
- a CDS encoding GNAT family N-acetyltransferase, with amino-acid sequence MTGPEETVDLAATLRALRRQADLSQRELAEKAGVPQSTVARIEAGRATDVRFRTVEQLVRAAAGRLTIALAGSAGTEPPDTRSLPLVPHEGLRDAAGRQCPPHLDAREVREPRDWPGAWWAAWGNLPPPLWPLPLPAATYRRDRRERDRRRRAEEVRRSVRIRRFTGGDLPATSWRFVAELPDGDLVGELRAHEVSVDLLLGYDLGDRREVVLDGVLVRAEARGLGIGRRLLEALRIELQRVGIVRAHAIAEFEGIGFLIACGYRVETGRPVAFSLDLEAEHR; translated from the coding sequence ATGACCGGGCCGGAGGAGACGGTCGATCTGGCTGCGACGCTCCGCGCACTACGCCGCCAGGCCGACCTGAGCCAGCGGGAGCTGGCCGAGAAGGCGGGAGTCCCGCAGAGCACCGTCGCCCGGATCGAGGCCGGGCGGGCGACGGACGTGCGGTTCCGCACCGTCGAACAGCTCGTTCGCGCCGCCGCCGGGCGACTCACCATCGCGCTCGCCGGCTCGGCGGGCACCGAGCCGCCGGACACGCGCTCGTTGCCGCTCGTGCCGCACGAGGGGCTGCGGGATGCCGCCGGGCGACAGTGCCCGCCCCACCTGGACGCCCGGGAGGTCCGCGAACCGCGAGACTGGCCGGGAGCCTGGTGGGCCGCGTGGGGCAACCTGCCGCCGCCCCTCTGGCCACTGCCCTTGCCGGCGGCCACCTACCGGCGTGACCGGCGTGAGCGTGACCGGCGGCGGCGCGCCGAGGAGGTTCGGCGTTCGGTCCGGATCAGGCGCTTCACCGGTGGCGACCTACCCGCCACGTCCTGGCGGTTCGTGGCGGAGCTGCCCGACGGCGACCTCGTAGGCGAGTTGCGGGCACACGAGGTCAGCGTCGACCTGCTGCTCGGGTACGACCTGGGCGACCGCCGCGAGGTCGTCCTCGACGGGGTGCTGGTCCGGGCCGAGGCCAGGGGTCTCGGCATCGGGCGTCGCCTGCTGGAAGCGCTGCGGATCGAGCTGCAACGGGTGGGCATCGTCCGGGCACACGCGATCGCGGAGTTCGAGGGCATCGGGTTCCTCATCGCCTGCGGCTACCGGGTGGAGACGGGTCGGCCGGTGGCGTTCAGCCTCGACCTCGAGGCCGAACACCGCTGA
- a CDS encoding futalosine hydrolase, protein MTGLLVVTAVPAEAEAVRAGLTDPTVTVRPVGVGPAVAGAATARLLALAEAAGHPFRAVVSAGIGGGFAGRAPVGGTVLGTRSVAADLGAESPGGFIPIDELGMPPEWLGGGPSVEADPGLLADLRHALPAATVGAVLTVATVTGTAASTLALADRHPDAVAEAMEGYGVAVAAAQAGLPFVELRTVSNPIGPRDRDTWRMREAFAALTEAARALR, encoded by the coding sequence GTGACCGGTCTGCTGGTGGTGACCGCCGTGCCGGCGGAGGCGGAGGCGGTTCGCGCCGGCCTGACCGACCCGACGGTGACGGTCCGCCCGGTGGGGGTGGGCCCGGCGGTGGCGGGCGCGGCCACGGCCCGCCTGCTCGCCCTGGCGGAGGCGGCCGGCCACCCGTTCCGGGCGGTGGTGAGCGCCGGTATCGGCGGCGGCTTCGCCGGCCGAGCGCCGGTCGGCGGCACGGTGCTGGGCACCCGCAGTGTCGCCGCCGACCTGGGCGCCGAGTCGCCGGGGGGCTTCATCCCGATCGACGAGCTGGGCATGCCGCCCGAGTGGCTGGGCGGCGGCCCCTCCGTGGAAGCCGACCCGGGGCTGCTCGCCGACCTCCGCCACGCGCTCCCGGCGGCGACCGTGGGCGCGGTGCTGACCGTCGCCACGGTCACCGGCACGGCCGCCAGCACCCTGGCCCTGGCCGACCGTCACCCCGACGCCGTCGCCGAGGCCATGGAGGGGTACGGCGTGGCCGTCGCCGCGGCCCAGGCCGGCCTGCCCTTTGTCGAGCTACGCACCGTCTCCAACCCGATCGGCCCCCGCGACCGCGACACCTGGCGCATGCGGGAGGCGTTCGCCGCCCTCACCGAGGCCGCCCGCGCCCTGCGCTGA